In one Saccharibacillus brassicae genomic region, the following are encoded:
- a CDS encoding ATP-binding cassette domain-containing protein, giving the protein MSKLKLTDIRKSYHSGEVVHALKGVSLEFRESEFVSILGPSGCGKTTLLNIVGGLDRYDEGDLMLGGKSTKHFKDKDWDAYRNRSIGFVFQNYNLIGHQTILQNVEIAMTLSGISVNERRAKAKSALQSVGLGDKLNKRPNQLSGGQMQRVAIARAIVTDPDIILADEPTGALDSQTSLQVMEILKDISKTKLVIMVTHNADLAEEYSSRIIHLRDGEVLSDSRPILQDAQEAEHAERPSSKPQSAGARLDVGKTSMSPATAAALSFRNLLTKKGRTLITAFAGSIGIIGVALVLALSNGLSNYIGNLQAETLSGLPLTVSENAQQVQAPSGPPDALTGGSGGGAGEFPTGDVLNVTEDPAEAEQHVNVLTPAYFDYVDKLPVELPDAVNAISYANGIEMNVLAKGGDDVVKFGTSETAAGGGAALPPGMGSAAPSYWSELPGDEDYVRSMYDLIGEGSRYPSGAGEVAIVVNSYNEVDKAFLDKLGLNGADGERKLTDFIGRPLLKAVPNDAYYAESAGGLFAPAGADRYADLYSGSEGTTLTVAGILRLKDTGSSSSGFLTPGLVYTPELTQAVTDDASGSAIAAAQRSSDRDVVSGAPFAEETLKEARLQALGAKTEPTSLNIYPTDFAGKEEVKAYLDAYNEGKPEAERILYTDLSDVIGSVVQTMIDTVSYVLTGFAAISLVVSTIMIGIITYVSVLERTKEIGILRSIGARKKDISRLFNAETLIVGFTAGALGIGIAYLLTLAINAVLNNVLDLRNLAELSPIQALILVLGSMLLTLVAGLIPARAATQKDPVTALRSE; this is encoded by the coding sequence TTGTCGAAGTTGAAGTTGACGGATATCAGGAAATCGTATCACAGCGGCGAGGTCGTCCATGCTTTAAAAGGGGTGTCGCTGGAGTTCAGGGAGAGCGAGTTCGTCTCGATTCTCGGCCCGTCGGGCTGCGGCAAAACGACGCTGCTCAATATCGTGGGAGGTCTGGACCGGTATGACGAAGGGGATCTGATGCTGGGCGGAAAATCGACCAAGCATTTCAAAGACAAAGACTGGGACGCGTACCGCAACCGTTCGATCGGGTTCGTGTTCCAGAACTATAACCTGATCGGCCATCAGACCATTTTGCAGAATGTCGAGATTGCCATGACGCTGTCGGGGATCTCCGTGAACGAACGCCGGGCCAAAGCCAAGTCGGCGCTGCAATCGGTCGGACTCGGCGATAAGCTGAACAAGCGGCCGAACCAGCTGTCCGGCGGACAGATGCAGCGGGTGGCGATCGCCCGGGCGATCGTGACCGATCCCGACATCATTTTGGCCGACGAGCCGACCGGAGCGCTCGACAGCCAGACGAGCTTGCAGGTCATGGAGATCCTCAAAGACATTTCCAAGACGAAGCTTGTCATCATGGTGACGCATAACGCCGATCTGGCCGAAGAATACAGCAGCCGGATCATCCATCTGCGCGACGGCGAAGTGCTGTCGGACAGCCGCCCGATTCTGCAGGATGCGCAGGAAGCGGAACATGCCGAACGTCCGTCTTCGAAGCCGCAGTCCGCGGGCGCCAGATTGGACGTAGGCAAAACGTCCATGTCGCCCGCGACGGCCGCCGCGCTGTCGTTCCGCAATCTGCTCACCAAAAAAGGACGCACGCTTATTACCGCGTTCGCCGGCAGCATCGGCATTATCGGCGTCGCGCTCGTGCTGGCGCTGTCGAACGGCTTGTCCAATTACATCGGGAACCTGCAGGCGGAGACGCTGTCCGGCTTACCGCTGACCGTGTCGGAGAACGCGCAGCAGGTGCAGGCGCCTTCCGGACCGCCGGATGCCCTGACGGGCGGAAGCGGCGGCGGAGCCGGCGAATTCCCGACCGGCGACGTCCTGAACGTGACCGAAGATCCCGCGGAAGCGGAGCAGCATGTGAACGTGCTGACGCCGGCCTATTTCGACTATGTGGACAAGCTGCCGGTCGAACTGCCGGATGCCGTCAATGCGATCTCGTATGCCAACGGTATCGAGATGAACGTGCTGGCCAAAGGCGGAGACGACGTCGTCAAATTCGGCACTTCGGAGACGGCCGCCGGAGGAGGAGCCGCCCTGCCTCCGGGCATGGGCAGCGCCGCGCCGAGCTATTGGTCCGAACTGCCGGGCGACGAAGACTACGTACGGTCGATGTACGACCTGATCGGCGAAGGCAGCCGGTATCCTTCCGGCGCCGGCGAAGTGGCGATCGTCGTCAATTCGTATAACGAAGTCGACAAAGCCTTTTTGGACAAGCTCGGCCTGAACGGCGCGGACGGCGAGCGGAAGCTGACCGATTTTATCGGCCGGCCGCTGCTCAAAGCCGTTCCGAACGACGCCTATTACGCCGAAAGCGCCGGCGGGCTGTTCGCTCCGGCCGGGGCGGACCGCTACGCCGACTTGTATAGCGGCAGCGAAGGCACGACCCTGACGGTCGCCGGCATCCTGCGGCTCAAAGACACCGGCTCTTCGTCGAGCGGCTTCCTGACGCCGGGCCTGGTCTATACGCCGGAGCTGACGCAGGCCGTCACCGACGACGCTTCCGGCTCGGCGATTGCCGCGGCGCAGCGGTCTTCGGACCGCGACGTGGTCTCCGGCGCTCCGTTTGCCGAAGAGACGCTCAAGGAAGCGCGCCTGCAGGCGCTGGGCGCGAAGACCGAACCGACGAGCCTCAACATCTACCCGACAGACTTCGCGGGCAAGGAAGAAGTCAAAGCTTATCTGGATGCCTATAACGAAGGCAAACCGGAGGCGGAGCGGATCTTGTATACCGATCTGTCCGACGTCATCGGCTCGGTCGTGCAGACGATGATCGATACGGTCTCGTACGTCCTGACAGGCTTCGCCGCGATCTCGCTCGTCGTGTCCACGATCATGATCGGGATCATCACGTACGTGTCCGTGCTGGAGCGGACCAAAGAGATCGGTATTCTGCGCAGTATCGGCGCGCGCAAAAAAGACATTTCCCGCCTGTTCAACGCCGAGACGCTGATCGTCGGATTCACGGCGGGCGCTCTCGGGATCGGGATCGCGTATCTGCTGACGCTTGCGATCAACGCCGTGCTGAATAACGTGCTCGACCTGCGCAATCTGGCCGAGCTGTCGCCGATCCAGGCGCTGATCCTCGTGCTGGGCAGCATGCTGCTGACGCTGGTCGCCGGCTTGATTCCGGCCCGGGCGGCCACGCAAAAAGATCCGGTGACCGCGCTGCGCTCGGAATGA